From the genome of Brassica oleracea var. oleracea cultivar TO1000 chromosome C4, BOL, whole genome shotgun sequence:
AATCATTTAACACCTTAAATGTAACATCCTCAATATCTCGAGACAGTCGTGCAGGTTATCCCTATGGTGCTGCTGAGATCTTTTCGTTAATGCAACATATGGGATGTGAACCAGACAGAGCATCCTACAACATCATGGTCGATGCTTATGGTAGAGCAGGTCTTCACTCAGGTAACACACAGTAAACATTAGGAGTCAGCATTGCATACATTCTCTGTTCTGATTAGGTGGACGTTCTGTGTCCCATTCGAATTCGGCTTAGTTGATTCAGATATTTGGATTTTTTATATTATGCTCATAAGCTCCATATGGATTTTTGGGTCAGTTTCGGTTCGGTTACTTTCGGGTTTCAATTGATTGGGTTATAATCAATATCTCTGAAATTGCGTAGAAATCCTTTTTAGCTTAAAATTTTGACAAAAAAATACTGAAAATATATAAATTATTCACAAATCTAATTAAAAATTCGATAAACTATCTAAACTAACTATAACTATAAGTATGCAAAATACTCCCTCCGTTCAAAAAGATAGATTTTTTAGAAAAAAAAAAAATTGTTTCACAAAGATATATATTTTGTGTTTTCTATGAAAAAATTGTAAACTTCAAGAAAATTAATTGATTTTATTGAATTACTATTGGTTAAAAGATATTGAAAATTGCAGAAAACGATACATTTATTATAGTGATTTAATGTGTTTTTTTAATATGTGTGAAAACGCAAGAAAATCTATCTTTCTGAAACGGAAGGAATAACAAATACAACAAACTACGAAAATCTTTAAAACCCTTTAAAAAATCTAAATTACGTAAACATATATAAAATGTCTGTGAAAAAATTAACATATTTTACTAATTTTGGATTCTAATTCGAATTTTGGTTCGGAGGAATTGTACACAAATGCGAAAGAACCTAGTTCTTAAGTCCCATTCGGATATTTTTTAATAACGGTTTAAATGGATTTTTATTTTTTCGGTTCGGGTTGAGGTCCGAATTTCGATTTCAGTTAATATATTTGTGTGTGTTCAAAAACCAGATGCAGAAGCTGTGTTCGAACAAATGAAGAAACTCGGCATATCACCAACAATGAAATCCCACATGCTGCTTCTATCAGCTTACTCCAGAGCCAGAGACGTGACAAAATGCGAAGCCATCGTGAAAGAGATGAGCGAAAACGGAGTAGAGCCAGACACGTTCGTACTAAACAGCATGCTCAACTTGTACGGCCGGCTAGGACAATTCACCAAGATGGAAAAGACTCTAGCCGAGATGGAGAACGGTCCTTGCAAGGCGGATATAAGCACGTACAACATCTTGATCAACGTCTATGGCAAAGCCGGGTACTTGGAGAGAGTCGAAGAGCTTTTCGAGGAGGTCAAGGAGAGGAAGCTGAGACCAGACGTTGTGACGTGGACCTCGAGGATGGGTGGCTACTCGAGTAAGAAGCTTTATGTGAAGTGTTTGGAGATATTTGAGGAGATGATTGATTCGGGTTGTGTGCCTGATGGAGGAACAGCCAAGGTGCTTCTTAAGGCTTGTGCTAGTGAGGAGCAAGTGGAACAGGTTACTGAAGTGATTAGGACAATGCATAAGAATGTGTCTGTGAGTTCTCTTGTCCCAAAGCTAGTGGCTAAGTCATTAGCTGTGTCTACTTGATAAAGTTTGGAACTTTATGAACAGTAGTGTATGTACATTATTCATGTTATATAATATATGGTCTAATGTCATAATCGCATAATCAATCAGAAAGTGATATTTATATGAATAAAGGTTTGGTTTTTATAAGCATAAAAAGCAAACCCACCAAACCCTTTTGTCGTATTGATAAGCTGTTCGGTGAGTGCACTCTCTCTTTCTCTCTGGTGTTGCGTCGGCGTTTTCTCGATCGCTACGAAAAATATGGCTGCTAGGTTTTTGTGGGCTTCTAGGGCTGCTTCTCATCTAAGGATCTCCGTTGCCCAGCGAGGGTTTGCTTCCGGTGATTCTCAATTTCTTGATTCGTTTCTCGTTGTTTGATGATTGGTTTCTCTCTCTCTCTGTGATAAATTGAATCTGAGATTGTGCCTTCTAGAAATGATGGGTTTATGTGTTCTTATATCTGATCGGCTTATAAGTAAAAGATGGAGACTTTTGCATTTGTTGGATCTATTATCTCCGGATCGCTAATAGCTTTATGTGTCTTGCGTAATAAAGTTTGGATTTTTATGAAGGCAGTGTGATGTTCATGTGGTTTGCTTTTTTTTCTTCTCGCGTTTTGGAACTCATTGTTTGTTTGCATGAGTACACTCATTTATATCGGTGTGATCTTTATTGTAAAGTTAGTACCTTTTTTAACGAAGCTTCGAATGTAAGGAACTATGTGTTTGTCTGAAAACAACTTGGTTACAGAGAAAGAAGATCATTATGTTTAATCTAATTTAATTAACCTTATTGGTCATTTTCTCTCTTTTTGTCTTGGTTTAGTGGTGTTGAAGGATTTGAAATATGCTGATTCACATGAATGGGTGAAGATTGATGGGAATAAAGCGACGTTTGGTATAACGGATCACGCGCAGGACCACTTGGGCGATGTGGTCTATGTTGAGCTTCCTGATCTGGGACGTTCGGTGTCACAAGGTGAGAGCTTTGGAGCGGTTGAAAGTGTGAAAGCAACTAGTGATATCAATTCTCCAGTCTCTGGTAAGGTGGTTGAAGTCAATGAGGTGCTGACCGAGTCCCCTGGATTGGTGAGTCCTCTTCTAAAAAATCAGCATTAGCACTGCGTCTGTGTGTTAAACCGTGATAAAACTTTGAGAATATTGGTTCACTACCAACCAATATAGATTTGATTCATTGACTGACATGTTGCTTATGTTGCTGATATGATTTTGTTTGAACTGACAGGTGAACACGAGCCCATATGAAGAAGGATGGATCATAAAGGTGGAGCTGAGTGATGCGGGCGAGGTAGAGAAGCTGATGGATTCAGA
Proteins encoded in this window:
- the LOC106336587 gene encoding glycine cleavage system H protein 2, mitochondrial, which codes for MAARFLWASRAASHLRISVAQRGFASVVLKDLKYADSHEWVKIDGNKATFGITDHAQDHLGDVVYVELPDLGRSVSQGESFGAVESVKATSDINSPVSGKVVEVNEVLTESPGLVNTSPYEEGWIIKVELSDAGEVEKLMDSDKYSKFCEEEDAKH